The Devosia sp. A16 genome includes a window with the following:
- a CDS encoding substrate-binding domain-containing protein, translated as MDRRSFLWSSVALGALAVAAPNAFAQDKLTILGSVPSLGFPFFVHMLNQIKAEAEAQGVNIIESDGQNSAPKQTADIEAAIVQKVNAIVISPLDVNALAPAIEQAVQAGVPVVTIDRRVDGVEGILAHVGADNVKGGEAEAQALVDAFPNGAKIFHLQGQPGAGPAIDRNKGVHNVIDPIKDKYQIIFEQTANFARAEALSVTEAGLAANGKPDAIICANDDMALGAIEACAARGFTDVKIYGFDALPEALAAVRDGTLAGTVEQFPGEQSRTAVRIAVAYAKDKTEPAEKLVLLTPVVIGKDNLDKAERIGEAG; from the coding sequence ATGGATAGACGCAGTTTCCTGTGGTCTTCGGTGGCGCTTGGCGCGCTCGCCGTTGCTGCTCCCAATGCCTTCGCGCAGGACAAGCTGACCATCCTGGGCTCGGTGCCCAGTCTCGGCTTCCCGTTCTTCGTGCATATGCTGAACCAGATCAAAGCCGAGGCCGAGGCGCAGGGCGTCAATATCATCGAGAGCGACGGCCAGAATTCGGCGCCCAAGCAGACGGCCGATATCGAGGCGGCGATCGTTCAGAAGGTCAACGCCATCGTCATCTCGCCGCTCGACGTCAACGCGCTGGCGCCGGCGATCGAGCAGGCGGTGCAGGCCGGCGTGCCGGTGGTGACCATTGACCGCCGTGTCGACGGGGTCGAGGGCATCCTCGCCCATGTCGGCGCCGACAACGTCAAGGGCGGCGAGGCGGAAGCCCAGGCGCTGGTCGACGCCTTCCCCAACGGTGCCAAGATCTTCCATCTGCAGGGCCAGCCCGGCGCCGGCCCGGCGATCGATCGCAACAAGGGCGTGCACAACGTCATCGATCCGATCAAGGACAAGTACCAGATCATCTTCGAGCAGACCGCCAACTTCGCCCGTGCCGAGGCGCTGTCGGTTACCGAGGCGGGCCTTGCCGCCAACGGCAAGCCCGACGCCATCATCTGCGCCAATGACGACATGGCGCTCGGGGCCATCGAGGCCTGTGCCGCCCGCGGCTTCACCGATGTGAAGATCTACGGCTTCGACGCGCTGCCGGAGGCGCTGGCGGCGGTCCGTGACGGCACGCTCGCCGGCACGGTCGAACAGTTCCCGGGCGAGCAGTCGCGCACCGCGGTCCGCATCGCGGTGGCCTATGCCAAGGACAAGACCGAGCCGGCCGAGAAGCTGGTGCTGCTGACCCCGGTGGTCATCGGCAAGGACAATCTCGACAAGGCCGAGCGGATCGGCGAAGCCGGGTAA
- a CDS encoding LacI family DNA-binding transcriptional regulator: MVTIKDVAKRANVSFTTVSHVINKTRPVSEDAARRVNAAIADLGYFPSDVARALQSSRTRTIGMIVTTTSNPFFGEVIRGVERACFRHGYTLMICNTDDVATNLVAYMRTLFTKRVDAMVVMTTNASPEFFRRLGQIKRVPVVAIDAPADTVASVFSDDSVEGGRLVGDYLARSRFRRIVCVSGPESHPRMADRIAGLMAGLAAHGIGLDGDWLVRTDLTMDGGLAAARDILSRPGPRPEVIFALSDIMAIGLLHGLHDAGIDIPGEISVVGYDDIESAAHFFPPLTTVRQPIADIGASAAEAAINHLDRGAPLPRSTQLKPELIFRQSARRLVGTD, translated from the coding sequence ATGGTCACCATCAAGGACGTTGCCAAACGCGCGAACGTCTCGTTCACGACCGTCTCCCATGTGATCAACAAGACCCGGCCGGTGAGCGAGGATGCGGCCCGCCGAGTCAATGCCGCGATCGCCGATCTCGGCTATTTCCCCTCCGACGTGGCGCGCGCCCTGCAGTCGAGCCGCACCCGCACCATCGGGATGATCGTCACCACCACCTCGAACCCGTTCTTCGGCGAGGTGATCCGCGGGGTGGAGCGGGCCTGCTTCAGGCATGGCTATACGCTGATGATCTGCAACACCGACGATGTCGCGACCAACCTCGTCGCCTATATGCGGACGCTGTTCACCAAGCGGGTCGACGCCATGGTGGTGATGACCACCAATGCCAGTCCGGAATTCTTCCGCCGGCTGGGGCAGATCAAGCGCGTGCCGGTGGTGGCGATCGACGCGCCGGCCGACACCGTGGCCTCGGTGTTTTCCGACGACTCGGTCGAGGGGGGGCGCCTGGTGGGCGACTATCTCGCGAGATCGAGATTCCGGCGGATCGTCTGTGTCTCGGGACCGGAGAGCCATCCGCGCATGGCGGATCGCATTGCCGGCCTGATGGCAGGTCTCGCGGCGCACGGCATCGGGCTCGATGGCGACTGGCTGGTGCGCACCGACCTCACCATGGATGGCGGGCTCGCGGCGGCCCGTGACATCCTCTCGCGACCGGGGCCGCGCCCCGAAGTGATCTTTGCGCTCAGCGACATTATGGCGATCGGACTGCTGCACGGGCTGCACGACGCGGGCATCGACATCCCTGGAGAGATCTCGGTGGTGGGCTATGACGACATCGAGTCGGCGGCGCATTTCTTTCCGCCGCTGACCACGGTGCGCCAGCCGATCGCCGATATCGGCGCCAGCGCGGCGGAGGCGGCGATCAACCATCTCGATCGCGGCGCACCGCTGCCACGCAGCACGCAGCTCAAGCCCGAGCTGATCTTCCGGCAATCGGCGCGGCGGTTGGTTGGCACCGATTAA
- a CDS encoding tetratricopeptide repeat protein → MRKPDSTIGIVGALSAFPRRLAARAMGSKGSRLRRGLTRHTGTLVLGRTLLDRLSDAEIELKVAALRETDASLISENGFLRWLGLLSAPEQSNLSRQSLLEQSKLDARAFDLLALFDAFEHDAEPFSFRDLILSRKYAGLLAGGATWGAIARSVHRSGPVQSLTAMSLHPGGPKRIHALIGNDKAELDGQRLLPLEPVEDESEQYFELAEAAEAAGLFAEAAVLYGHCLSIDPNDSVAAYNRGNCLKAANDTSEAAASYMQAIRRDPDFVEAWFNYAGLLREEGKIGIARRHLQTAIEIDPDYADAIYNLATLEYDAGNLGEARRWWGRYLELDAESEWAKTAARGIAYADLHMRKSAG, encoded by the coding sequence ATGCGGAAACCGGACAGCACCATCGGTATCGTGGGAGCGCTCAGTGCGTTTCCGCGACGGCTGGCGGCGCGGGCGATGGGGAGCAAGGGCAGCCGGTTGCGGCGTGGCCTGACCCGCCATACCGGCACGCTGGTGCTGGGGCGGACATTGCTCGACAGGCTGTCGGACGCCGAGATCGAATTGAAGGTCGCGGCCTTGCGCGAAACCGACGCCTCGCTGATCAGCGAGAACGGCTTTCTGCGCTGGCTGGGCCTGTTGAGCGCCCCCGAGCAATCGAACCTCAGCCGGCAGTCGCTGCTCGAACAGAGCAAGCTCGACGCTCGGGCCTTCGACCTCCTGGCGCTGTTCGATGCGTTCGAGCATGACGCGGAACCGTTCTCGTTCCGTGACCTGATCCTGTCCCGCAAATATGCCGGGCTCTTGGCCGGTGGCGCGACCTGGGGCGCCATCGCGCGCTCGGTGCATCGCTCCGGACCGGTGCAGTCGCTGACGGCGATGTCGCTCCATCCCGGCGGGCCGAAGCGCATCCACGCCCTGATCGGCAACGACAAGGCCGAACTCGACGGCCAGCGCCTGTTGCCGCTCGAACCGGTGGAGGACGAGTCCGAGCAGTATTTCGAGCTGGCCGAGGCGGCGGAGGCGGCTGGGCTTTTTGCCGAGGCGGCGGTGCTCTATGGGCACTGCCTGTCGATCGACCCCAATGACTCGGTGGCGGCCTATAATCGCGGCAACTGCCTCAAGGCGGCCAACGACACCTCGGAGGCGGCTGCGTCCTACATGCAGGCGATCCGGCGCGACCCGGATTTCGTCGAAGCCTGGTTCAACTATGCCGGATTGCTGCGCGAGGAAGGCAAGATCGGTATCGCGCGCCGGCATCTCCAGACGGCAATCGAGATCGACCCCGACTATGCCGATGCGATCTACAACCTCGCAACGCTCGAGTATGACGCGGGGAACCTCGGTGAAGCGCGGCGCTGGTGGGGGCGCTATCTCGAACTCGACGCGGAGTCGGAGTGGGCAAAGACCGCCGCGCGCGGCATCGCCTATGCAGACCTTCACATGCGGAAATCGGCGGGCTGA
- a CDS encoding exodeoxyribonuclease III, with the protein MKVATFNINNVNRRLDNLLAWLDAAEPDVVCLQELKARDHQFPATALANAGYGAVWRGEASWNGVAILARGVEPVLTAEELPGDPEDRQARYIEAAVNGVVIASIYAPNGNPQPGPKFDYKLSWGERLIAHAAELFDSGVPVVLAGDYNIVPEPRDIYVTTSYRDNALVQPESREQFQRLLAQGWTDALRKKFPDETLYTFWDYMRNRWPRNAGLRLDHMLLSKQLVRKLGEAGIDREVRGEDGASDHAPVWIELKI; encoded by the coding sequence TTGAAGGTCGCCACCTTCAACATCAACAACGTCAACCGGCGGCTCGATAACCTGCTGGCCTGGCTCGACGCGGCCGAGCCCGATGTCGTTTGCCTGCAGGAGCTGAAGGCGAGGGATCACCAGTTTCCCGCGACCGCACTGGCCAATGCCGGCTACGGGGCAGTGTGGCGGGGCGAGGCGAGCTGGAACGGCGTCGCCATCCTCGCCAGGGGCGTCGAACCGGTACTGACGGCCGAGGAACTGCCGGGCGACCCCGAGGATAGACAGGCACGCTATATCGAGGCGGCGGTGAACGGGGTGGTGATCGCCTCGATCTATGCGCCCAACGGCAATCCTCAGCCGGGCCCGAAGTTCGACTACAAGCTGAGCTGGGGCGAGCGGCTGATTGCGCATGCCGCAGAGCTGTTCGACAGCGGCGTGCCGGTGGTGCTGGCGGGGGATTACAATATCGTGCCTGAGCCGCGCGACATCTATGTCACTACCTCGTACCGGGACAACGCGCTGGTGCAGCCGGAGAGCCGCGAGCAGTTCCAACGGCTGCTGGCGCAGGGCTGGACCGACGCGCTGCGGAAGAAGTTTCCCGACGAAACGCTCTACACCTTCTGGGATTACATGCGGAACCGCTGGCCGCGGAACGCCGGGCTGCGGCTCGACCACATGCTGCTGAGCAAGCAACTGGTGCGCAAGCTCGGGGAGGCGGGGATCGATCGGGAGGTGCGCGGCGAAGATGGGGCGAGCGACCATGCGCCGGTGTGGATCGAGCTGAAGATCTAA
- a CDS encoding sugar ABC transporter ATP-binding protein, which translates to MAAVAVAEQVAPPLLEVVGVSKHFAGVTALNDVSLDVRRGEILGLLGENGAGKSTLLKILSGAQPPSSGRIVFDGAEYRPQSPDAAKRAGIVTIYQELSLIPTLSVAENIFIGRAPLGAFGIIDWRRMRRETTGIIARVGLTIDPDTPVSALSVAEQQLVEIARALSLESRLIIMDEPTSALTETEVSQLLRIMSQLRAEGVAIMFVTHRLEEASAICDRMTVLRDGRLAGHLNRTEAPIAIPEIIEKMVGRAASELYARPTQRNAAGAVRLSVRGLRTVRDPEAPHATVLDGVDLELKAGEILGVAGLVGSGRTELARAIFGADRIAAGTVTLDGQPIAPTSPADAIELGIGLVPEDRKHQAIFAMLGILQNFSVAALRTYSNGLGIMAEGRERAALADYKKALSIRMASPEQAIDGLSGGNQQKVILARWLARDPKVLIVDEPTRGVDVGAKAEVHQILVQLAARGIAVMVISSELPEVLAVSDRIVTMRQGRITGEMPAVDATEEKLMALMALDQRQGETR; encoded by the coding sequence ATGGCTGCTGTTGCCGTCGCGGAACAAGTTGCGCCGCCGCTTCTCGAAGTGGTGGGCGTTTCCAAGCATTTTGCCGGTGTCACCGCGCTGAACGACGTCTCGCTCGATGTGCGGCGCGGAGAAATCCTCGGGCTGCTCGGGGAGAATGGCGCCGGCAAGTCGACGCTGTTGAAAATCCTCTCCGGGGCGCAGCCGCCGAGCAGCGGCCGCATCGTGTTCGATGGCGCCGAGTATCGGCCGCAGAGCCCGGATGCCGCCAAGCGCGCCGGCATCGTCACCATCTACCAGGAACTGAGCCTGATTCCGACGCTGTCGGTGGCCGAGAACATCTTCATCGGCCGCGCGCCGTTGGGCGCCTTCGGCATCATCGACTGGCGGCGCATGCGGCGCGAGACCACCGGCATCATCGCGCGCGTGGGGCTGACGATCGATCCGGACACGCCGGTCTCGGCGCTGTCGGTGGCCGAGCAGCAACTGGTGGAGATCGCACGCGCCCTGTCGCTCGAGAGCCGGCTGATCATCATGGACGAGCCGACCTCGGCGCTGACCGAGACCGAGGTGAGCCAGCTGCTGCGGATCATGTCGCAACTGCGCGCCGAGGGCGTCGCCATCATGTTCGTGACGCATCGGTTGGAGGAAGCCTCGGCGATCTGCGATCGCATGACGGTGCTGCGCGACGGCCGGCTCGCCGGGCATCTCAACCGCACCGAGGCGCCGATCGCCATTCCCGAGATCATCGAGAAGATGGTGGGGCGGGCGGCTTCGGAACTCTATGCACGGCCGACGCAGCGTAACGCCGCCGGCGCGGTGCGGCTCAGCGTCCGGGGGCTGCGCACGGTGCGCGACCCCGAGGCGCCGCATGCCACCGTACTCGACGGTGTCGATCTCGAACTCAAGGCCGGCGAAATCCTCGGCGTCGCCGGTCTGGTCGGCTCCGGCCGTACCGAGCTGGCGCGGGCGATTTTCGGCGCGGACCGGATCGCCGCTGGTACCGTGACGCTCGACGGGCAGCCGATCGCACCGACCTCGCCGGCCGACGCGATCGAACTGGGCATCGGCCTCGTGCCGGAAGATCGCAAGCACCAGGCGATCTTCGCCATGCTGGGCATCCTGCAGAACTTCTCGGTGGCGGCGCTCAGAACCTATTCCAACGGCCTCGGCATCATGGCCGAGGGCCGGGAACGGGCAGCGCTGGCCGACTACAAGAAGGCGCTGTCGATCCGCATGGCCTCGCCGGAGCAGGCCATCGACGGGCTGTCGGGCGGCAACCAGCAGAAGGTGATCCTGGCGCGCTGGCTGGCGCGCGACCCGAAGGTGCTGATCGTCGACGAGCCGACGCGCGGCGTCGATGTCGGGGCCAAGGCAGAAGTACACCAGATCCTGGTGCAGCTGGCGGCGCGCGGTATCGCGGTGATGGTGATCTCGTCCGAGCTGCCGGAAGTGCTGGCGGTGAGCGACCGGATCGTCACCATGCGGCAGGGGCGGATCACCGGCGAGATGCCGGCGGTGGACGCAACCGAAGAAAAACTCATGGCGCTGATGGCGCTCGACCAGCGGCAGGGGGAGACCAGATGA
- a CDS encoding ABC transporter permease — translation MTTTTEPAEKKGPNTFGILKRFGPLLFLLALVVVFTALKPSFIDPINVFNILRQISITGLIALGMTFVILTAGIDLSVGSLLAFCGMVAAVVAKGGTANSMSLSAGGGQGFGWFAALLAAVVVGSVAGGVQGLAITRLKVPPFVVTLGGLTIFRGLTLTLSNGGPISGFDASMRWFGTGLVGPVPVPVIIFAVAALLCHLVLRYTRYGRAVYAVGGNAEAARLSGLRVDRILISVYIIVGFFAGLAAFVLSARLNSSEAVAGIGYELTVISAVVIGGTSLFGGIGSVGGTVVGAALIGVLQNGLQFNNVSSYTQSIVIGLILIVAVAFDRWLKSRSRS, via the coding sequence ATGACGACGACAACCGAACCCGCCGAAAAGAAGGGTCCCAACACCTTCGGTATCCTGAAGCGCTTCGGGCCGCTGCTGTTCCTGTTGGCGCTGGTGGTGGTCTTCACGGCGCTGAAGCCGAGCTTCATCGACCCGATCAACGTGTTCAACATCCTGAGGCAGATCTCGATCACCGGGCTGATCGCCCTGGGGATGACCTTCGTCATTCTCACTGCCGGCATCGATCTCAGTGTCGGCTCGCTCCTTGCCTTCTGCGGCATGGTGGCGGCAGTGGTGGCGAAGGGCGGCACCGCCAATTCGATGTCGCTGTCGGCCGGAGGCGGGCAGGGGTTCGGCTGGTTCGCGGCGCTGCTCGCGGCGGTGGTTGTCGGCTCGGTGGCGGGTGGCGTGCAGGGGCTCGCGATCACGCGGCTGAAGGTGCCGCCCTTCGTCGTGACGCTGGGCGGGCTCACCATCTTCCGCGGGCTGACGCTGACGCTCTCCAATGGCGGGCCGATCTCGGGGTTCGATGCCTCGATGCGCTGGTTCGGCACGGGGCTGGTCGGGCCGGTGCCGGTGCCGGTGATCATCTTCGCGGTGGCGGCGCTGCTCTGCCACCTGGTGCTGCGCTACACCCGCTATGGCCGGGCGGTCTATGCGGTGGGCGGCAATGCCGAGGCGGCTCGGCTCTCGGGCCTGCGCGTCGATCGCATCCTGATCTCGGTCTACATCATCGTCGGGTTCTTCGCCGGGCTCGCGGCCTTCGTCCTCTCGGCGCGGCTCAACTCGTCCGAGGCGGTGGCCGGCATCGGCTACGAGCTGACGGTGATCTCGGCGGTGGTGATCGGCGGCACCTCGTTGTTCGGCGGCATCGGCAGCGTCGGCGGCACCGTGGTCGGCGCGGCGCTGATCGGCGTGCTGCAGAACGGCTTGCAGTTCAACAATGTCTCGTCCTACACGCAGTCCATCGTCATCGGCCTGATCCTGATCGTCGCCGTGGCCTTCGACCGCTGGCTCAAGTCGAGGTCGCGCAGCTAG
- the ku gene encoding non-homologous end joining protein Ku, translated as MAPRASWKGYIKLSLVSCPVKMYPATSASERITFNQLHKDTHNRINMKPVDPELGLVERSDLVKGYEYEDKQYIIIDESDLEAVRIESNHTMNIEAFVDEDEVDVIYQDAPYYLAPDGAMAEETFAVLREAMRQSGKLAIARLVLTNRERVITIGARENGMFVTVLRNPSEVRGTAEYFGNIPDVKPDQEMLDLAEKLIEQKVKPFNPKDYEDRYEVALMAMIREKLKGHKPIIAAAPERGNVINLMDALKASLGQAKPAAPSKAKAEPAEKPAAKKPTLKEAVAASKAAAAKPAAKKKA; from the coding sequence GTGGCACCCAGGGCAAGCTGGAAGGGCTATATCAAGCTGAGTTTGGTCAGCTGTCCGGTGAAGATGTATCCGGCGACCAGCGCCTCGGAACGCATCACCTTCAACCAGCTGCACAAGGACACCCACAACCGGATCAATATGAAGCCGGTCGACCCCGAGTTGGGGTTGGTGGAGCGCAGCGACCTCGTCAAGGGCTACGAGTACGAGGACAAGCAGTACATCATCATCGACGAGAGCGATCTCGAAGCGGTGCGGATCGAATCCAACCACACCATGAACATCGAGGCCTTCGTCGACGAGGACGAGGTGGACGTCATCTACCAGGACGCGCCCTATTACCTGGCGCCGGACGGAGCGATGGCGGAAGAGACCTTCGCGGTGCTGCGCGAGGCGATGCGGCAATCGGGCAAGCTCGCCATCGCGCGGCTGGTGCTGACCAACCGCGAGCGGGTGATCACCATCGGAGCGCGCGAGAACGGCATGTTCGTCACCGTGCTGCGCAACCCCAGCGAGGTGCGCGGGACGGCCGAGTATTTCGGCAATATTCCGGATGTGAAGCCGGATCAGGAAATGCTCGATCTCGCCGAAAAGCTGATCGAGCAGAAGGTCAAGCCCTTCAATCCCAAAGACTACGAAGATCGCTACGAAGTCGCGCTGATGGCGATGATCCGCGAGAAGCTCAAGGGGCACAAGCCGATCATCGCGGCGGCGCCGGAGCGCGGCAACGTCATCAACCTGATGGATGCGCTGAAGGCGAGTCTCGGGCAGGCAAAGCCCGCCGCCCCGAGCAAGGCCAAGGCCGAACCGGCCGAGAAGCCGGCGGCGAAGAAGCCGACGCTGAAGGAAGCCGTGGCGGCGTCGAAAGCGGCGGCAGCAAAGCCGGCGGCGAAGAAGAAGGCCTGA
- a CDS encoding alpha/beta hydrolase family protein, which translates to MTTSFLFDGPEDARVTILLAHGAGAPMDSASMNATTKALAAAGFRVARFEFGYMAGRRTEAGKKPPPKAETVMPEYVAAIDDLGPTNGPLIIGGKSMGGRVASMIADAEFEAGRIAGLLCLGYPFHPPGRPTQLRTRHLIGLKTPALICQGTRDEFGMPDEVATYGLSPEIEVKWLEDGDHDLKPRKAISGFSTADHLKTVADSVTAWVGRIAP; encoded by the coding sequence ATGACGACCAGTTTTCTCTTCGACGGCCCGGAAGATGCGCGGGTGACGATCTTGCTGGCGCACGGCGCCGGCGCCCCGATGGACTCGGCGTCGATGAACGCCACCACCAAGGCGCTGGCGGCGGCCGGCTTCCGGGTGGCGCGGTTCGAGTTCGGCTACATGGCCGGACGCCGGACCGAGGCGGGCAAGAAGCCGCCGCCCAAGGCCGAAACGGTAATGCCGGAATATGTTGCGGCGATCGACGATCTTGGCCCGACCAACGGGCCGCTGATCATCGGCGGCAAGTCGATGGGCGGGCGGGTCGCCAGCATGATCGCCGATGCCGAGTTCGAGGCCGGGCGGATCGCCGGGCTGCTCTGCCTCGGCTATCCGTTTCATCCGCCGGGGCGGCCGACGCAACTCAGGACCAGGCATCTGATCGGGCTCAAGACCCCGGCGCTGATCTGCCAGGGGACGCGCGACGAGTTCGGCATGCCGGACGAGGTCGCGACCTACGGGCTGTCGCCTGAGATCGAGGTGAAGTGGCTCGAGGACGGCGATCATGACCTGAAGCCGCGGAAGGCCATATCGGGGTTCTCGACTGCCGATCACCTGAAGACGGTGGCCGACAGCGTCACGGCGTGGGTCGGGCGCATCGCGCCTTGA
- the ligD gene encoding DNA ligase D — protein sequence MAETKLSKYRGKRDFSKTSEPAGGAVAAGSTRFVVHKHSATADHYDLRLEHDGVLLSWAVPRGPSLNPADKRLAVHTEDHPIEYIDFEGVIPEGEYGGGPMIVWDTGDWAPMEDVDTGLSKGGFKFRLWGEKLKGGWMLTRLKGRPGDNDKENWLLIKEHDPAVDTETDILTARPESVKSGLTTEELLEAAKPKPVKLLKAASVDGAVKALPPEQVEPQLAASATEPPQETKASHWLHEIKFDGYRTIAHVIDGKVKLITRSGIDWTKRYGDLPKEFAKLPVKQAIVDGEIVVLDEKGISRFSALQDALAEGAGSKLHFYAFDLLYLDGYDLRGAGLTERKQLLAQMLGGHISGRSAIQLSDHVEGDGEGLYERALELGLEGIVSKRTNATYQSGRTSTWVKVKAKPVGDFVIAGYTVSAAAEGLASLALAEFVDGELEYRGKCGTGFDAAIVAQLQHRLERLQDPSLKLEGAPRDIIWVQPVLRCKVHYANRTSDNLLRHSVFKGLIETELTASAAPRQRLITDADLASISITNPTRRLFGRSGPTKLDIAVYYAAVGDFMLPHLFNRPVSLFRCPTGLPKDCFFQRHAFKGMPPSINVFETQNSDEEDRTYLTIEDAKGYLALAQFGVVEFHAWGSHLTHLEKPDRVTFDLDPGEGIEFREVVEAAVHLRGELEAFGLVPFVKTSGGKGLHLVVPIEPKQNWKQVHAVTGEMAATMAKTAPDTFVTTIGAQNRKRRILIDIHRNARSATAVSPYSLRARTNMPASTPLDWRDLESIDAPMDLNYSTLPGLLTTSGDPWAEINESARPLPASSKAGRSTRA from the coding sequence ATGGCCGAAACCAAGCTCAGCAAGTACCGCGGGAAACGTGACTTCTCCAAAACCTCGGAGCCCGCCGGTGGCGCTGTTGCGGCCGGCAGCACGCGCTTCGTCGTGCACAAGCATTCGGCCACCGCCGATCACTATGACCTGCGGCTCGAGCATGATGGGGTGCTGCTGAGCTGGGCGGTGCCGCGTGGTCCATCGCTCAACCCGGCCGACAAGCGGCTGGCGGTGCATACCGAGGACCATCCGATCGAATATATCGATTTCGAGGGCGTGATCCCCGAAGGCGAGTATGGCGGCGGGCCGATGATCGTCTGGGATACCGGCGACTGGGCGCCGATGGAGGATGTCGATACCGGGCTCAGCAAGGGCGGCTTCAAGTTCCGGCTGTGGGGAGAAAAGCTGAAGGGCGGTTGGATGCTGACCCGGCTCAAGGGCCGCCCCGGCGACAACGACAAGGAAAACTGGCTGCTGATCAAGGAGCACGATCCGGCGGTCGACACCGAAACCGATATCCTCACCGCGCGACCGGAAAGCGTGAAGTCGGGGCTGACCACCGAAGAGCTGCTGGAGGCTGCGAAGCCGAAGCCGGTCAAGCTGCTGAAGGCCGCGAGCGTCGATGGGGCGGTGAAGGCGCTGCCACCCGAGCAGGTGGAGCCGCAACTCGCCGCCTCGGCGACCGAGCCGCCGCAGGAGACGAAAGCCAGCCACTGGCTGCACGAGATCAAGTTCGACGGCTATCGCACCATCGCTCATGTGATCGACGGCAAGGTGAAGCTGATCACCCGCAGCGGCATCGACTGGACCAAGCGCTATGGCGACCTGCCCAAGGAGTTCGCCAAATTGCCGGTCAAGCAGGCGATCGTCGACGGCGAGATCGTGGTGCTGGACGAAAAGGGCATTTCGCGCTTCTCGGCGCTGCAGGATGCGCTGGCCGAAGGCGCCGGGAGCAAGCTGCACTTCTACGCCTTCGACCTGCTCTATCTCGACGGCTATGACCTGAGGGGCGCGGGGCTCACCGAGCGCAAGCAATTGCTGGCGCAGATGCTGGGCGGGCATATCAGCGGGCGCTCGGCGATCCAGTTGAGCGACCATGTCGAGGGCGATGGCGAGGGGCTCTACGAGCGGGCCTTGGAGCTGGGGCTCGAGGGCATCGTCTCGAAGCGCACCAACGCGACCTACCAGTCGGGGAGGACTTCGACCTGGGTGAAGGTGAAGGCCAAGCCAGTCGGCGACTTCGTCATAGCGGGCTATACCGTTTCAGCGGCCGCCGAAGGGCTGGCCTCGTTGGCGCTGGCCGAATTCGTCGATGGCGAGCTCGAATATCGCGGCAAGTGCGGCACCGGGTTCGACGCAGCGATAGTGGCGCAGCTGCAGCACCGCCTGGAGCGGTTGCAGGATCCGAGCCTCAAGCTCGAGGGCGCGCCCAGGGACATCATCTGGGTGCAGCCGGTACTGCGCTGCAAGGTGCACTATGCCAACCGGACCTCGGACAACCTGCTGCGTCACTCGGTGTTCAAGGGCCTGATCGAGACCGAGCTCACCGCCTCGGCGGCACCACGGCAGCGGCTGATCACCGATGCCGACCTCGCTTCGATCTCGATCACTAACCCGACGCGTCGGCTGTTCGGCAGGAGCGGCCCGACCAAGCTCGACATCGCGGTCTACTATGCGGCGGTGGGCGATTTCATGCTGCCGCATCTGTTCAACCGGCCGGTCTCGCTGTTCCGCTGCCCCACCGGGCTGCCGAAGGATTGCTTCTTCCAGCGCCATGCTTTCAAGGGCATGCCGCCCTCGATCAACGTGTTCGAGACGCAGAACTCGGACGAGGAGGACAGGACCTACCTTACCATCGAGGACGCCAAGGGCTACCTGGCGCTGGCGCAGTTCGGGGTGGTGGAGTTCCATGCCTGGGGCAGCCACCTGACGCACTTGGAAAAGCCCGACCGGGTGACCTTCGACCTCGACCCCGGCGAGGGGATCGAATTCCGGGAGGTGGTGGAAGCGGCGGTGCACCTGCGCGGCGAGCTCGAGGCTTTCGGGCTGGTGCCGTTCGTCAAGACTTCGGGCGGCAAGGGCCTTCACCTCGTCGTGCCGATCGAGCCGAAGCAGAACTGGAAGCAGGTGCACGCGGTGACCGGCGAGATGGCGGCCACGATGGCCAAGACCGCGCCCGATACGTTCGTCACCACTATCGGGGCGCAGAACCGCAAGCGCCGCATCCTGATCGATATCCATCGCAATGCCCGCAGTGCGACGGCGGTGTCGCCCTACTCGCTGCGCGCGCGCACCAACATGCCGGCCTCGACGCCGCTCGACTGGCGCGACCTCGAGAGCATCGACGCTCCGATGGATTTGAACTACTCTACGCTTCCGGGATTATTAACCACGTCTGGCGATCCGTGGGCCGAGATTAACGAGTCAGCTCGGCCTCTACCTGCATCATCGAAGGCTGGACGTAGTACGCGCGCGTAG